The stretch of DNA AAGGGCGAACTGATCGGCATCATCGGCCCCAACGGCGCCGGAAAGTCAACGCTGCTCAAGGCGATGTTCGGCCTGGTCAAGGTCCACTCGGGATCGGTCGTCGTCCGAGGCCAGGACATCACCGGTCTGAAGGCCAACAAACTCGTCAGCCGGGGTGTCGGCTTTGTCCCGCAGAACAACAACGTTTTCGCCACCCTGACCATCGAGGAAAACCTGCAGATGGGCATGTTCCAGCGGCCCAAGGATTTCTCCGAGCGGTTCGACTTCGTCACGAGCCTGTTCCCGGAACTCGGCAAGCGGCGCGCGCAGCGGGCCGGCTCCCTTTCCGGCGGTGAACGCCAGATGGTGGCCATGGGCCGGGCCCTGATGATGGATCCGGCCGTGCTGCTGCTCGACGAGCCTTCCGCAGGCCTCTCCCCCGTCAAACAGGATGAGACCTTCCTGCGGGTCCACGAGATCAACCGGGCCGGCGTCTCGGTGATCATGGTCGAGCAGAACGCACGGCGCTGCCTGCAGATCTGTGACCGCGGCTACGTCCTGGACCAGGGCAAGGACGCGTACACGGGCACCGGACGGGAGCTCATGAAGGACCCCAAGGTCATCCAGCTCTATCTGGGCACCCTGGCGGACGAGGTCGGGTAAGCCCTTCCAGGCAGTACCCGATAGGCGCCAAGGAGGGCCGTCACCAGCCGGTGGCGGCCCTCCTGCGTGCCCGGCGCAGCCCAAACGGCGTGATCCTCCTCCGGGCGCCTCCGCAGCCACTTGCTCGGCGCCTGCGCTCGTTCCTCCCCGGCGTCCCCTCCCCTCGCAAGCTCGGGCAGGGAACCCTGCCGCCGTGGGCCAGCAACAACGGCGCTTTCACAAGCGGCTGCCTCCGGCGCCTCAGCGCTCGTCTCACCTTCCCCGACGCGCAGAAGGCCCCCGTCCGGAGCGGACGGGGGCCTTCTGATATGCGACGAGGAGTCGGCTTACAGCTTGCCGAATTCTTCCTTGACGGGCTTGTAGGTGTTGTCATCCTGGTACTGGTAGATGCCGATGTAGGCTTCCGTCGGGTCACCGGCGTCGGAGAACGTTACGGGGCCGGACTGGCCGTCGTAGTCGATGTCCTTGCCGTTCCGGAGCAGCGTGACACAGGACGGGAAGTCGTTGCACTTCTCGCCGCCTTCGGAGACGTCCTTGAGGTGTGCCGCGATATCAACACCCTTTGTGCTCTTGGCTTCTTCGGCAGCCAGGGCAATGAGGTTCACTGCATCGTAGGACTCGCCTGCGTAGCTGTAATCCTTCAGCGCGGGATCGATGGCGAGGAGCTTCTTCTTGAAGTCATCCTTGGCGAACGTGCCCGGGATGGTGCCCTGCGCACCCTTCAGGGTGCCGGGCTGGAAGTCCTTGCTGTAGTCGGACATGTTGCCGTCCACCATGAAGATCTGGGTGGGCTTGACGCCCTTGCCCGTCATGAGCGGAACGATGCTCTTGGCCTGGTCAAAGGTGATCAGGGCAATGGCATCCGGCTTGGCCGCAAGGACCTTGTCCACCTGGCTGCTGAACTGGGAATCACCTTCGTTGAAGAGCTCCTGGGCAACAACCTTGCCGCCGGCTGCTTCAAAGGCTGCCTGCACGTTCTTTGCAAGCCCGGTCCCGTAGGCGTCGTTCAGGACGATCATGCCGACGGTCTGGGCCCCACAGGTGGCCATGTAGTTTCCGAGGACCTTGCCCTGGAGCACGTCCGAGGGCGCGGTGCGCCAGTAGAGGCCCTTGTCATCCCAGGTGGTGAAGTCCGGAGAGGTGTTGGCCGGCGAGAACTGGACGACCCCTGCCCCAGTGATCTGGTTGATCACGGTCTTGGACACGCCCGATGATGCGGCACCGATGATTGCGCTGACGCCCTGGCCAAGCAATGCCGTGGTGGACTGCGTGGCGATGTCCGTCTTCGTGTCACCGGAGTCGCGGTGGATGACCTCGACCGGCTTGCCAAGCACACCGCCCGCGTCGTTGACTTCCTTGATGCCGAGGTTGACGCCCGCGATTTCGGGCGGCCCGAGGAACGCCAGGGATCCGGTGGTCGGCAGCAGCGAGCCAATCTTGAGCGGGGTTGGTGTTGTCGTCGAGGAGGCCGGGACGGAGCCGCCGGCGCCGGCTGTGGCAGTGGTGGCGGCACTGGCGCTGGGGGCCGGGCAGGAGATGCCTGCGGCCTTGGCGGAAGCTGATCCTGTTGTTGACGTCGGCGTGGACGAACCGCCACAGGCCGTAGCCAGAAGGGCGACGCCGATGCTAAGCGCTGTGAGCTTAGCGATGCGCGGCGCCACCTGGGGGAGTGAAGTCATTTACAATCTCCTCGATCTAAAGGTGCGAACGGCCTTTGACGCGAAAGATCAGGTGTTCCTGATTTAGCTTCAAGCTAATGCATATTTAACGGGAACATAAGTGAGACGGGTCACATCCTTATAACACTCGTTGCATGGAAGGAATCTGGCCGTTGCAGAAGCGGACCGCAGGAGATGCACGGCCGGCGCAGGCGGCTACCCATCCGGCAGTGCCCCAGGTGGGACTCGAACCCACAACACGCGGATTTTAAGTCCGCTGCCTCTGCCAATTGGGCTACTGGGGCGCCCGGTCCATGGTATCCCCTCAGGCCCGCCCTTCGACTACACCGACGGTTGCCGCTGCCCGCCGGCCTCTGCGGACAGCCGGTGCAGGATCTCCAGGGCCCGGTCCATCTCCGCCACGGGCACCAGCAGGTGGTCATGGTGGAATCCGGCGAGCACATTGCAGCTGATTTTCGCCTCGGTCAGGGCGGCGCTGACGGCAGCGGTCAGGCCCACGGCCTCCAGGGATGAGTGCACCTCGAGCGTGATCCAGGCCGCGACAAAGTCGTACGCGAGCCCCATGCGGTCCGCTTCCGCCCGCGGCAACACGACAGTCAGCCCCTCGGCCTCGCGCACGGCAGCAGCGATGTCCCCTGCCAGCGGCCTGCCGTGCGGCCACAGCGCGTAGACGAACTCGCCGTCGCGGAGCACGGGATGCATCCGCGCCAACAGCGTGCGGAGGTCCTTTTCACCGGTCATGCTGCCAGTGTAGGCCGGCGGCTGCCCGACGGCTCCCGGCCGCGGCTGCGATCGACACGGCGGGGTTAACGACGACGGCGGCCGCTCCCCCGCGAGGGAACGGCCGCCGTCGAATGCTGCTGCAGGCTACTTGGAGTCGGCCGGGACAGCTTCCTTGGATTCGGTCCTGGCAGGCTCTGCCGCGGGCTTCTCAGCAACGGGAGCGGGAGCGGCAGCGGCCGGCTTGGGCGCCGGCGTCGCCGCCGCCACGAAGGCGGCACGCGGGTGGTCCAGATCCATGAGCTGCGTGGTGTCGCGGCCCAGGACCAGGCCCCAGAACCAGCCTGCGATGACGCGGATCTTGCGCTCCACCGTCGGCATGGCCAGGCCGTGGTAGCCACGGTGGGCCAGCCAGGCAAGGGGACCCTTGAGGCCGATGCGGCCCACGAGGTTGATGTTGGCTACACCCTTCCATTCGCCGAAGCCGGCGACGGCGCCCAGGTTCTTGTGCTTGTAGTCCTTGAGCGGCTTGTCCCAGCGGGAGGCCCACAGGTTCTTGGCGAGGCGCTTGGCCTGGCGCAGGGCGTGCTGGGCGTTCGGGACGCAGGTGCCGTCCGGCAGGCCACTGCCCGTGAGGTCCGGCACGGCCGCAACGTCTCCGGCGGCCCAGGCGTTCTCGACGATGCCGTCATCGCCGGAGACGCGAAGGTCCGGCAGCACGCGGACACGGCCGCGGGGATCGATCGGGAAGTCGGTGGAACGGACCATCGGGTTGGCCTGCACACCGGCGGTCCAGACCAGGGTGTCCGCCTGGAACTCCTGCGCCGGGCTCTTGTCCGGGAGGTTGATGAGCTTCAGCGAGCCCTCGGCGCTGTCCAGTGACGTGTTGAGCAGCACCTCGATGCCGCGGCTGCGAAGGTGCTCCACAACCCAGACGGCCTGCTTCTCGGTGACCTCGGGCATGATCCGGCCCATGGCCTCGACCAGGACGAAGCGGACTTCCTCCTGCTTGACGCGCGGGTTGTTCCTGACCGCGGCGCGGGCGAGGTCTTCCATTTCAGTGATGCACTCGATGCCGGCAAAGCCGCCGCCGACGACGACGAAGGTCAGGGCGCGGGCACGCTCGGCCGGGTCCGTGATGAGTGAGCCGGTTTCGATGCGTTCGAGGACCTTGTTGCGCAGC from Arthrobacter sp. PAMC25564 encodes:
- a CDS encoding ABC transporter ATP-binding protein, with protein sequence MSATSAAPAAKPGYDEDSVVKVTDLVAGYLPGVNILNGCSIEARKGELIGIIGPNGAGKSTLLKAMFGLVKVHSGSVVVRGQDITGLKANKLVSRGVGFVPQNNNVFATLTIEENLQMGMFQRPKDFSERFDFVTSLFPELGKRRAQRAGSLSGGERQMVAMGRALMMDPAVLLLDEPSAGLSPVKQDETFLRVHEINRAGVSVIMVEQNARRCLQICDRGYVLDQGKDAYTGTGRELMKDPKVIQLYLGTLADEVG
- a CDS encoding ABC transporter substrate-binding protein is translated as MTSLPQVAPRIAKLTALSIGVALLATACGGSSTPTSTTGSASAKAAGISCPAPSASAATTATAGAGGSVPASSTTTPTPLKIGSLLPTTGSLAFLGPPEIAGVNLGIKEVNDAGGVLGKPVEVIHRDSGDTKTDIATQSTTALLGQGVSAIIGAASSGVSKTVINQITGAGVVQFSPANTSPDFTTWDDKGLYWRTAPSDVLQGKVLGNYMATCGAQTVGMIVLNDAYGTGLAKNVQAAFEAAGGKVVAQELFNEGDSQFSSQVDKVLAAKPDAIALITFDQAKSIVPLMTGKGVKPTQIFMVDGNMSDYSKDFQPGTLKGAQGTIPGTFAKDDFKKKLLAIDPALKDYSYAGESYDAVNLIALAAEEAKSTKGVDIAAHLKDVSEGGEKCNDFPSCVTLLRNGKDIDYDGQSGPVTFSDAGDPTEAYIGIYQYQDDNTYKPVKEEFGKL
- a CDS encoding FAD-dependent oxidoreductase: MASTPQLQDRPRVLVVGGGYVGLYVALKLQNKIANAGGIVTVVDPLPYMTYQPFLPEVAGGNIEARHAVVSHRQHLKQTELIQGRVTSIDHANRTAVVAPADGGDNFEVPYFDVVVSAGAITRTFPIKGLADKGIGLKTIEEAVALRNKVLERIETGSLITDPAERARALTFVVVGGGFAGIECITEMEDLARAAVRNNPRVKQEEVRFVLVEAMGRIMPEVTEKQAVWVVEHLRSRGIEVLLNTSLDSAEGSLKLINLPDKSPAQEFQADTLVWTAGVQANPMVRSTDFPIDPRGRVRVLPDLRVSGDDGIVENAWAAGDVAAVPDLTGSGLPDGTCVPNAQHALRQAKRLAKNLWASRWDKPLKDYKHKNLGAVAGFGEWKGVANINLVGRIGLKGPLAWLAHRGYHGLAMPTVERKIRVIAGWFWGLVLGRDTTQLMDLDHPRAAFVAAATPAPKPAAAAPAPVAEKPAAEPARTESKEAVPADSK